A region of the Marmota flaviventris isolate mMarFla1 chromosome 3, mMarFla1.hap1, whole genome shotgun sequence genome:
GGCTTGTAATATTATGGATTTAAAAAGTGTGTGGATTCTACTCCCCCTAATATCTCGACTGGCACACTTATTTCCCCACCCTCCCTGTCCTGTTTAATTCTTCTGATCTCAATTTAAACTTCACTTCCTTAGGTGACTTCTCCACCTCCCTCCACTTCCTGTTAGGTGACTCTCCTGTCTGCCCCAACAGCACCCTCTTGGGTCCATCATGGTCACTCTTATTCAGCAGCAGGTGGCGGTAGTGGGGTATCTAATGTACTAATACCTCAGTTCCCCCTCCTGGGGCCCCCGAACTCTGGGGTGGCCAATGCTGTTTGCCTGCCCCAGGCCCCCGTCCTTCCCACTCTGCTCACCGGCCTCAGCACTCTGTGGACTTCCTGCAGGACCCTCTTTGGGCTCTGCACAGAGCAGAGCACCAGAGTGCAGACCACCACGTCCATGGAGCCATCAGCCACTTGTTTCATGTCCTCTCCAGGGGCCACCACAAACCGCTCATATTGGAGGTGCCTGTTCTCAGCCATGCTCCTTTTCAGGAACTTCTCAAAGTGGGGATTTGGGTCCAGGCAGGTGATCCTGCAGCCAGGAGGATAGAACTGGAAGTTGGCACCAGTGCCACAGCCCAGCTCCAGCAGGGCCACCTTCCCTGAGGTTCCCATCAGCCCCTTTATCTCACTGAAGAGCTCCCGTTTCTTGTTCTCCATCTTGCGGTTGGTTTTGTCAGCCAGTGCGGCCATCAGGTAGGGGAAGTAGCTTTTGCACAGGGGCTGCCAGAAGCCCAGCAGAGCCATCAGGTGCAGGGGCAGCGTCAGGAGCAGCATGAGCAGCTGCAGGAGTCGGACCAGAACATCCATGGCACC
Encoded here:
- the Tmt1b gene encoding thiol S-methyltransferase TMT1B, with amino-acid sequence MDVLVRLLQLLMLLLTLPLHLMALLGFWQPLCKSYFPYLMAALADKTNRKMENKKRELFSEIKGLMGTSGKVALLELGCGTGANFQFYPPGCRITCLDPNPHFEKFLKRSMAENRHLQYERFVVAPGEDMKQVADGSMDVVVCTLVLCSVQSPKRVLQEVHRVLRPGGVLFFWEHVAYPRGSQAFMWQQVFEPTWKHIGDGCYLTRETWKDLENAQFSEIQMERQPPPFKWLPVGPHIMGKAVK